In the genome of Cryptomeria japonica chromosome 8, Sugi_1.0, whole genome shotgun sequence, one region contains:
- the LOC131066485 gene encoding ubiquitin-like: MRRFFRKFAVGKVITLGLGSCDSVKDVMEKIEDMEGIPCVLQKLMFCGKQLHNTYRKLVDHDIMGGSALELSLSIIFVKELNGLLSLLQVGSSNTLGIVKIRVSREAEFDPGSMQITYPTDLRYDDLSTLL; the protein is encoded by the coding sequence ATGAGGAGATTTTTCAGAAAGTTTGCCGTTGGAAAAGTCATTACACTTGGGTTAGGCAGTTGTGATAGTGTGAAGGATGTGATGGAGAAAATTGAAGATATGGAAGGCATCCCTTGTGTTCTTCAAAAATTGATGTTTTGTGGGAAGCAATTGCACAATACATATCGTAAACTTGTTGATCACGACATTATGGGTGGCTCAGCCCTTGAGCTTTCACTTAGCATTATTTTTGTTAAGGAGTTAAACGGTCTGCTTTCTCTTCTCCAAGTGGGCAGCTCAAACACCCTTGGCATTGTTAAGATTAGGGTTAGCAGAGAAGCAGAGTTTGATCCTGGCAGTATGCAGATAACGTATCCTACGGACCTTCGTTATGATGATCTTTCAACTCTGTTGTAA